A single genomic interval of Kwoniella newhampshirensis strain CBS 13917 chromosome 12, whole genome shotgun sequence harbors:
- a CDS encoding hydroxymethylglutaryl-CoA reductase (NADPH) has translation MLRSTLVSLSSLAAAAPIEVITTTFILVTLTYFQILHAIKGSEFFEIPSASPPPRPVHLVRLAHPPQLEDPPYILPSSRSASSWVATTTPWSGEDWRPVPVGEFRKILEDNALIGEYHFDPEIGGSTSGEKAAVVLVKQIVVAREGLTEAPTEEWEHWLLNEFNVEVEGHSCSYKELCFDCSITPKLVPHPLHASQATLTLFLQPPTPRTPTLTYLNQLNRLPPFTPTGSNVTLRLLPPSGGSWGFLPSFDGAGLFSGLGDGMIHSDKEEQDMLYGLRNVKWFAYAVRAFGMRFWALAKNADSADIFVVLLGYVLMHGVFVHLFIGMRKLGSSFWLPVATLVSSTFAFLIALLSAHLLNVPIDPICLSEAIPFLVITIGFDKPYRLAKAVLQNPDISPVPTSPELTPNGDDDLADDGTGLGLDLGTLHKELAPLERLQRLAEGKVRWASPVAAKKIVVDAVKKCGVRIVRDYALEIAVLSVGAASGIGGLREFCYLAALIMAVDCVFLFSFYVAILNVMVEVHRIKLIRGNRRVKSVRRSSSQTSLKDAASPSPTTKSFFARSSEEDKDGQPANPMIRLKLLLIISFLTLHILNLCTTLTEQTALKRHNTHSIPQMTPRAMLDPRSPTLSPVLQALYDNQPPETDMAVQIIPPTHIVMTAEDYTPSRMASIDHFMSEWTQLVGDPVLSKWIVVALGISVILNGYLLKGIASNSIGGKGPVAAAAQALVGVFELGERARREASKSTTPRGQLRAEHVNGPTKDGDSTPRGEGRVNGNALGHVMVPSIPQVPIIASPQPPTGATSSPDLTQMTFGRRPLDECIEIYAGGVGSSNLTDEEIILLVEKGKIAPYALEKVLKNLERAVRIRRAVISRVSLTRTLEASALPMADYDYKQIIGACCENVIGYMPIPVGIAGPLNIDGVTLHIPMATTEGTLVASTSRGCKALNAGGGVTTVLTHDAMTRGPAIDFPNITQACDARIWIDSKEGFGILKAAFDSTSRFARLQTLECALAGRTLYVRFATQTGDAMGMNMISKGTEKALEVLRERYPDMHVLALSGNYCTDKKPAAINWIEGRGKSVVAEAVVPGHVVKSVLKTTVKDLCHLNVRKNLIGSAMAGSIGGFNAHAANILTAVFLATGQDPAQNVESSNCMTLMEPCNDGADLLISCSMPSIEVGTVGGGTILSPQRAMLEMLGVAGAHQVSPGANAQRLARIICASVMAGELSLMSALAAGHLIQAHMKHNRSAPVTPGAVTPFGGMTPLRESMLINGPPPSKSEGLRVSPVISTARI, from the exons ATGCTTCGTTCCactctcgtctctctctcgtcccTGGCGGCCGCTGCGCCCATCGAGGTCATCACCACgaccttcatcctcgtcacaCTCACCTATTTCCAGATCCTCCACGCGATCAAGGGCTCTGAATTCTTCGAGATCCCTTCTGCTTCGCCGCCCCCACGACCTGTCCATCTCGTGCGATTAGCCCACCCACCACAACTCGAGGATCCTCCCTATATCCTACCGAGCAGTCGATCCGCGTCTAGCTGGGTGGCAACCACCACCCCTTGGTCTGGAGAAGACTGGCGACCCGTTCCGGTTGGAGAGTTCAGGAAGATCCTAGAGGATAACGCGTTGATCGGTGAATACCATTTCGATCCTGAAATAGGAGGGAGCACATCTGGAGAGAAGGCGGCAGTCGTTCTGGTCAAGCAGATCGTGGTGGCAAGGGAAGGGTTGACGGAAGCCCCGACCGAAGAATGGGAACACTGGTTGTTGAATGAATTCAAcgtcgaagtggaaggtCATTCATGTTCCTACAAAGAGTTGTGTTTCGACTGTTCGATAACACCAAAACTCGTCCCCCACCCCTTACACGCGTCTCAAGCAACACTCACCTTATTCCTCCAACCGCCCACACCACGGACGCCTACATTGACATACCTCAACCAACTCAATCGTCTGCCACCCTTCACACCGACCGGATCGAATGTCACCCTTCGCCTACTCCCGCCTAGCGGAGGAAGCTGGGGCTTCTTACCCAGTTTCGACGGTGCGGGTCTGTTCAGTGGTCTGGGCGATGGAATGATCCACAGCGATAAAGAGGAACAGGATATGTTGTATGGGTTGAGGAACGTCAAGTGGTTCGCATATGCGGTCAGAGCGTTTGGGATGCGATTCTGGGCATtggcaaag AACGCCGACTCCGCTGAtatcttcgtcgtccttcttgGCTATGTGCTCATGCACGGGGTGTTTGTCCATCTGTTTATCGGGATGCGCAAGTTAGGCAGTTCTTTCTGGCTCC CTGTTGCCACCCTCGTCTCATCGACATTTGCATTCCTTATCGCACTCCTGTCCGCTCACCTGCTCAACGTCCCCATCGACCCTATCTGCCTCTCCGAAGCGATACCTTTCCTGGTCATAACGATTGGTTTCGACAAGCCCTACCGACTGGCCAAAGCTGTCTTGCAAAACCCGGACATCTCTCCGGTCCCCACCTCCCCGGAGTTGACGCCAAACGGCGATGACGATCTTGCAGATGACGGTACGGGGCTCGGTCTGGATCTTGGTACACTACACAAAGAGTTGGCTCCTCTTGAGAGACTACAGAGGCTGGCCGAAGGGAAAGTGAGATGGGCATCACCGGTCGCAGCCAAGAAGATTGTCGTGGATGCTGTGAAGAAGTGCGGTGTGAGGATTGTAAGGGATTACGCTCTTGAAATCGCAGTTCTCAGTGTCGGTGCGGCGAGTGGTATCGGTGGTCTTCGAGAGTTCTGCTAtcttg CCGCCCTCATCATGGCTGTCGACTgtgtcttcctcttctcattctACGTCGCGATTCTCAACGTCATGGTGGAAGTCCACCGTATCAAATTGATCCGAGGCAACCGAAGAGTCAAGTCTGTCCGACGATCCTCCAGTCAGACTTCCCTCAAGGATGCTGCCTCCCCTTCACCCACCACTAAATCGTTCTTCGCTCGGTCttcggaggaggacaaggatggCCAGCCTGCAAACCCTATGATCCGACTCAAGCTGCTTCTCATCATTTCCTTCTTGACATTACATATCCTCAACTTGTGCACAACTCTTACCGAGCAAACTGCTTTGAAGAGGCACAACACGCACTCGATCCCTCAGATGACCCCTCGTGCAATGCTTGACCCTCGAAGCCCAACGCTTTCTCCGGTGCTTCAGGCGCTTTACGACAATCAGCCCCCTGAGACGGATATGGCCGTTCAGATCATCCCCCCAACGCATATCGTCATGACGGCGGAGGATTACACCCCTTCACGAATGGCATCTATCGACCACTTCATGAGCGAATGGACTCAGCTCGTTGGTGATCCCGTGCTCAGCAAGTGGATCGTCGTTGCGCTTGGTATAAGTGTGATCCTCAATGGATATCTTTTGAAGGGTATCGCATCCAATTCGATCGGCGGAAAGGGTCCCGTGGCAGCGGCTGCGCAGGCTCTCGTCGGTGTCTTCGAGCTTGGGGAGAGAGCAAGGAGGGAAGCCAGTAAATCTACTACTCCTCGAGGGCAGCTTAGGGCAGAGCACGTCAACGGTCCGACCAAAGACGGGGATAGCACTCCTCGAGGTGAAGGGCGCGTCAACGGAAACGCTCTCGGTCATGTCATGGTTCCTTCTATACCACAAGTGCCGATAATCGCGTCACCCCAACCACCTACCGGAGCTACTTCGTCCCCAGACTTGACTCAGATGACCTTCGGCCGTCGTCCACTTGATGAGTGCATTGAGATCTACGCTGGTGGTGTTGGATCCAGTAACCTGAccgacgaagagatcatcctccttgtggagaaaggaaagatcgCCCCCTACGCGCTTGAAAAGGTTCTCAAGAACCTCGAAAGGGCCGTGCGAATCCGACGAGCGGTCATTTCGCGGGTATCGCTGACGAGAACCCTCGAAGCGAGTGCTTTGCCTATGGCGGATTACGATTACAAGCAGATCATTGGAGCTTGTTGCGAGAACGTCATCGGCTACATGCCTATCCCTGTTGGAATCGCTGGGCCGCTTAACATCGACGGTGTCACACTGCACATTCCCATGGCCACTACCGAAGGAACACTGGTCGCATCTACCTCACGAGGGTGCAAAGCACTCAACGCTGGAGGTGGTGTTACAACTGTTCTTACTCACGACGCTATGACCCGAGGGCCCGCTATCGATTTCCCTAATATCACTCAAGCTTGCGACGCTCGTATCTGGATTGACTCGAAGGAAGGTTTTGGTATCCTCAAAGCGGCTTTCGACTCTACATCTCGATTCGCTCGGTTGCAAACTCTCGAATGCGCTCTTGCAGGTCGTACGCTCTACGTTCGTTTCGCCACTCAAACGGGTGACGCCATGGGCATGAACATGATCTCCAAAGGTACTGAGAAGGCGCTCGAGGTCCTTCGCGAGAGGTATCCGGACATGCATGTCTTGGCGTTGAGTGGAAATTACTGTACCGACAAGAAACCAGCAGCGATCAACTGGATCGAGGGGCGAGGGAAATCGGTCGTAGCGGAAGCTGTTGTGCCTGGTCATGTGGTGAAGAGTGTTCTGAAGACGACCGTGAAGGATCTGTGCCATCTTAACGTCAGGAAGAACTTAATTGGATCGGCTATGGCGGGTAGTATTGGAGGTTTCAACGCGCACGCGGCGAACATTTTGACA GCTGTTTTCCTTGCCACTGGCCAAGATCCCGCTCAAAACGTCGAGAGCTCCAACTGTATGACCTTGATGGAGCC ATGCAATGACGGCGccgaccttctcatctcatgTTCGATGCCCTCAATCGAAGTCGGCACCGTCGGAGGGGGTACGATTCTCTCACCTCAGCGAGCCATGTTGGAGATGTTGGGCGTAGCCGGCGCTCATCAAGTTTCACCGGGAGCAAACGCTCAGCGATTAGCGAGGATCATCTGTGCCTCGGTCATGGCGGGAGAATTGTCCCTCATGTCCGCATTGGCGGCTGGACATTTGATCCAAGCTCACATGAAGCACAACAGGAGTGCGCCGGTCACTCCTGGAGCGGTGACCCCGTTTGGAGGGATGACGCCGTTGAGAGAGAGCATGTTGATCAATGGGCCTCCGCCAAGTAAAAGCGAAGGCTTGAGAGTCAGTCCGGTGATCTCGACGGCGAGAATATAG
- a CDS encoding non-histone chromosomal protein 6 — protein sequence MPKVTAKDTKKSKGVTEAAKKRAKKDPNKPKRALSAYMFFVQDYRERIKTENPDATFGDVGKLLGIKWKEMNAAEKKPYEDKAQDDKKRADRENAVYKADGKAAKKSKVVVEEDDDDDEDDE from the exons ATGCCCAAGGTCACCGCCAAAGACACCAAGAAGAGCAAGGGAGTGACCGAGGCCGCCAAGAAGCGTGCTAAGAAGGACCCCAACAAGCCCAAGCG AGCCCTCTCCGCGTACATGTTCTTCGTCCAAGATTACCGAGAGCGAATCAAGACCGAGAACCCTGATGCTACTTTCGGTGACGTCGGCAAGCTTCTGGGTATcaagtggaaggagatgaacgccgctgagaagaag CCCTACGAGGACAAGGCTCAGGACGACAAGAAGCGAGCCGACAGGGAGAACGCTGTTTACAAGGCTGACGGCAAAGCTGCTAAGAAGTCCAAGGTCGTTGT cgaggaggacgatgatgatgatgaggatgacgaatAG